The Burkholderia mayonis genome window below encodes:
- a CDS encoding recombinase family protein, which translates to MRKLYYGRISTTDGQSAVSQYADAKAHGVKEKDVFVDEGVSGYHVAPDQRQQWQRVEHDLRHGGVLIVRWLDRISRRYDELHRTMRRLMDMGVRVECTLNGMVFDGGATDPIEKATRDAVLAFMAAQGEADYKNRVEMQRRGVAIAKAEGKYTGRQRAADYAEIKGWRAENGATISATAERFGVSTATVKRACAA; encoded by the coding sequence ATGCGGAAACTCTACTACGGGCGCATTTCCACCACGGACGGACAATCAGCAGTCAGCCAGTACGCCGACGCGAAAGCGCACGGGGTCAAGGAAAAAGACGTGTTCGTTGACGAAGGCGTGAGCGGGTATCACGTTGCGCCGGATCAACGCCAGCAATGGCAACGCGTAGAACACGACTTGCGGCACGGCGGCGTGCTGATTGTCCGCTGGCTCGACCGGATCAGCCGCCGATACGACGAATTGCACCGCACGATGCGCCGCTTGATGGATATGGGCGTTCGCGTCGAATGCACGTTGAACGGCATGGTATTCGATGGCGGCGCGACGGATCCGATTGAGAAAGCCACGCGAGACGCTGTACTGGCATTCATGGCCGCGCAGGGCGAAGCAGACTACAAGAACCGGGTGGAGATGCAGCGGCGAGGCGTAGCGATTGCCAAGGCCGAAGGGAAGTACACGGGACGCCAGCGCGCCGCCGACTACGCCGAAATTAAGGGCTGGCGGGCCGAGAACGGCGCAACCATCTCGGCAACGGCGGAGCGCTTCGGCGTGAGTACGGCTACGGTCAAGCGGGCCTGTGCGGCGTGA
- the istB gene encoding IS21-like element helper ATPase IstB, translated as MSSLESLRTRAQELRLHGLLAHWPEVAQEPWVAPLVQWEEDERARRSLERRIKESHLGGFKALCDFDWGWPSRCDRGAIEELMTLGFMKDAANVVLIGPNGVGKSTLAKNVAHQALVHGHTVLFTTAGNMLGELAALDSDSTLRRRLRRYAAPDVLVIDEVGYLSYSNRHADLLFELISRRYQNNSTIVTSNRPFAEWSEVFPNAACVVSLVDRLVHLAEVISIEGESYRLKEARERADKRARQRGPSKSAKGGESS; from the coding sequence ATGAGCTCGCTTGAATCATTGCGCACACGCGCGCAGGAATTGCGTTTGCACGGGCTGCTGGCCCACTGGCCCGAGGTTGCGCAGGAGCCGTGGGTCGCGCCGCTCGTGCAGTGGGAAGAAGACGAGCGAGCCCGTCGCTCGCTCGAGCGGCGCATCAAGGAATCACATCTGGGCGGCTTCAAAGCCTTGTGCGACTTTGACTGGGGTTGGCCGTCACGGTGTGATCGCGGTGCCATCGAAGAACTGATGACGCTCGGGTTCATGAAGGACGCCGCCAACGTCGTGCTCATCGGCCCCAACGGCGTGGGCAAGTCGACGCTGGCGAAGAACGTCGCGCATCAGGCGCTCGTGCATGGGCACACGGTGCTGTTCACCACCGCCGGCAATATGCTGGGCGAACTGGCTGCGCTCGATAGCGATTCAACGCTGCGCCGGCGCTTGCGTCGCTATGCTGCGCCCGACGTCCTTGTGATCGATGAGGTCGGATATCTCTCCTACTCGAATCGCCACGCCGATCTGCTGTTCGAGTTGATCAGCCGGAGATACCAGAACAACAGCACCATCGTGACATCGAATCGACCGTTTGCAGAATGGTCAGAAGTGTTCCCGAACGCCGCCTGCGTCGTGTCGCTCGTCGATCGCCTTGTGCATCTCGCCGAGGTCATCTCGATCGAAGGCGAATCGTACCGCCTGAAGGAAGCCCGCGAGCGGGCCGACAAGCGCGCCCGGCAGCGTGGCCCGAGCAAATCGGCCAAAGGAGGCGAGTCATCATGA
- a CDS encoding site-specific integrase, translating to MTNHLLKRGTRYYIRRKIPLDLISHYRGRKEIVKALGTSEPAKARERVREESYRLDQEFAALRQPTGDVSQTVELRELILDPVTSESVPTGRTAKVDPRRPGSYVICDCDGEQVAVLWPKDADDAYHKQRLKHARTFAHGVLIARASGTPPALTASVPPQIASPETRGGASSGHLAALVEKWAGERKPESRTVRKAELIVERFYSHVGRVPVAGITRAHVIAFKDKLLETGQTSVNTNKQLELLGTLLNYAKDNLLVSENAAHRVRVQVKGTVRGKTRISFDVPALTAIFSSPVYTRNLRPVGGAGEAAYWLPLLGLFTGARLEELAQLRPDDIYTESYHTSDSSVKSSAVLRITDAGDGQTVKNAGSVRRIPIHPELLARGFVEYVHAQRGKPRIFSALVANKHGEESAQWSKWFGKYLRGVCKITDSRMVYHSFRHGFKDMCRDSGVPKEVADALQGHNDGDASGGYGAEFYPLRPLVEAMGRIRVPGLTLPAPPPSLPVADPQTL from the coding sequence ATGACAAATCATCTCCTCAAGCGCGGCACCCGGTATTACATTCGCCGCAAAATTCCACTTGATCTAATCTCGCACTATCGCGGCCGCAAAGAGATAGTCAAAGCTCTTGGCACGTCCGAACCCGCCAAAGCGCGCGAGCGCGTCCGGGAGGAAAGTTACCGTCTCGATCAAGAATTTGCCGCGCTTCGACAGCCGACCGGAGATGTGTCGCAAACCGTCGAACTGCGGGAACTCATTCTTGATCCCGTTACGTCCGAGAGTGTACCGACTGGCCGCACCGCAAAAGTTGACCCGCGCCGCCCCGGCTCTTACGTCATCTGCGACTGCGACGGCGAGCAAGTGGCCGTGCTGTGGCCCAAAGATGCCGACGACGCCTACCACAAGCAGCGCCTCAAGCACGCCCGCACATTCGCACACGGGGTCTTGATCGCCCGCGCATCCGGTACACCTCCCGCGCTGACAGCCTCCGTACCTCCGCAGATAGCATCCCCAGAAACACGCGGCGGCGCGTCATCGGGCCATCTTGCCGCGCTCGTTGAGAAATGGGCCGGGGAGCGCAAGCCCGAGTCTCGAACGGTACGCAAGGCGGAATTGATCGTAGAGCGGTTCTACTCACATGTGGGGCGCGTCCCGGTCGCGGGGATCACACGCGCACATGTCATCGCCTTTAAGGACAAGCTTCTCGAAACCGGTCAAACATCTGTCAACACAAACAAGCAACTGGAACTGCTCGGGACGCTGCTGAACTACGCAAAAGATAATCTGCTGGTCTCGGAGAACGCCGCGCATCGCGTCCGTGTTCAGGTCAAAGGCACTGTGAGAGGCAAAACCCGCATCTCGTTTGATGTACCCGCCCTCACCGCGATCTTTTCCAGTCCCGTCTACACACGGAATTTGCGCCCGGTTGGCGGCGCGGGAGAGGCAGCATATTGGTTGCCGCTACTCGGCTTGTTCACAGGCGCACGGCTAGAGGAACTGGCCCAATTGCGCCCCGACGACATTTACACCGAGAGTTACCACACCTCAGACAGCAGCGTGAAATCTTCCGCCGTGCTGCGCATCACGGATGCCGGGGATGGCCAGACCGTCAAAAACGCGGGCAGCGTGCGACGCATTCCCATCCACCCGGAACTACTTGCGCGCGGGTTCGTAGAGTATGTGCACGCCCAGCGCGGAAAGCCTCGCATTTTCTCAGCACTCGTCGCCAACAAGCACGGGGAGGAGTCCGCGCAATGGTCAAAGTGGTTCGGTAAATACCTGCGCGGGGTCTGCAAGATCACCGATTCGCGTATGGTCTACCATTCGTTCCGGCACGGCTTCAAGGACATGTGCCGCGACTCCGGCGTGCCGAAAGAGGTCGCGGACGCATTGCAAGGTCACAACGATGGCGATGCGTCGGGTGGATATGGCGCTGAATTTTACCCGCTCCGCCCACTCGTAGAGGCTATGGGCCGTATCCGTGTCCCCGGCCTAACCCTCCCCGCGCCGCCGCCAAGCCTTCCGGTAGCCGACCCGCAAACACTCTGA
- a CDS encoding type II secretion system F family protein, protein MSGHSPATPIEARYRWAGVTTDGARRRGTLIAVNPSAARTALKRMGVTVLHIEARGTAPQPGVHARDVTRFARQLAGLLHAGLALAPSLELLAQATQRSEMPRIAAGLAREIIAGRQFSAALRRYPRQFDPLFCQLVAVGETAGALAAVLARLADDRERAAAQYARVRGALAYPLAVLLFALAITAALLIWVVPTFEQIFAGFGAALPAPTRFILTLSASVTRWSAPAAAVALLVCFTARYAAHRSEAARLALAQALLRTPFAGPLVRALAAARWSRALGTLLAAGTPLTDAFAALSNATGNACFDRATAGIAARLQHGERLARAMRAEDCFPDDVVQPIAVAEESGTLDTMLIDVATLCDRRIDEQIGVLANLCEPVVIVVLGALIGALVIAMYLPIVQLGNVV, encoded by the coding sequence ATGAGCGGACACAGCCCGGCCACGCCGATCGAGGCCCGTTACCGCTGGGCGGGCGTGACGACCGATGGCGCGCGACGCCGCGGCACGCTGATCGCCGTCAATCCGTCCGCCGCACGCACGGCGCTCAAACGCATGGGCGTCACGGTGCTGCATATCGAAGCGCGCGGCACGGCGCCGCAGCCCGGCGTGCATGCACGCGACGTCACACGTTTCGCGCGTCAACTCGCAGGACTTCTGCACGCGGGGCTCGCGCTCGCGCCGTCGCTCGAACTGCTCGCGCAAGCGACGCAGCGAAGCGAAATGCCCCGCATCGCGGCGGGGCTCGCGCGGGAAATCATCGCAGGACGGCAGTTCTCCGCCGCCCTGCGCCGCTACCCTCGCCAGTTCGATCCGCTCTTCTGCCAACTGGTCGCGGTCGGCGAAACGGCGGGCGCGCTCGCCGCGGTGCTCGCGCGGCTCGCCGACGATCGAGAACGCGCGGCTGCCCAGTATGCACGGGTCAGGGGCGCGCTCGCTTATCCGCTCGCCGTGCTGCTGTTCGCGCTCGCGATCACAGCGGCCCTGCTGATTTGGGTCGTGCCGACGTTCGAACAGATTTTCGCGGGCTTTGGCGCCGCACTGCCTGCGCCGACCCGCTTCATCCTGACGCTTTCTGCCAGCGTGACACGCTGGAGCGCGCCTGCCGCCGCGGTCGCATTGCTCGTCTGCTTCACCGCCCGCTACGCAGCACATCGCTCCGAAGCCGCGCGCCTTGCACTCGCGCAGGCGCTGCTGCGCACGCCGTTCGCCGGACCGCTCGTGCGCGCGCTCGCCGCTGCGCGCTGGAGCCGCGCGCTCGGCACGCTGCTCGCTGCCGGCACGCCGCTCACCGACGCGTTCGCCGCGCTGTCGAACGCGACCGGCAACGCGTGCTTCGATCGCGCGACGGCCGGCATCGCCGCACGCCTGCAGCATGGCGAGCGGCTCGCTCGCGCGATGCGCGCCGAAGACTGTTTTCCGGACGACGTCGTGCAGCCGATCGCCGTCGCCGAGGAATCGGGAACGCTCGATACGATGCTCATCGACGTCGCGACGCTCTGCGATCGCCGCATCGACGAACAGATCGGCGTGCTTGCGAACCTGTGCGAGCCCGTCGTGATCGTCGTGCTGGGCGCACTGATCGGCGCACTCGTGATCGCGATGTACTTGCCAATCGTCCAGCTCGGCAACGTGGTGTAG
- a CDS encoding GspE/PulE family protein translates to MSATPSSPSFSSAWPTTPLPPAAAAPPRHRAAELADDAPAVGIVADMLRAAHERDASDIHIEPGESGWRVRLRIDGVLHEFARPPAHLRDACVTRIKVLARMDIAERRVPQDGRLRLALAPGRAGDYRVSSLPTLHGEKLVLRRLETLPADLSLGALGFDAAQAHRVEAAIGAPHGLVLVTGPTGSGKTLSLYCFLQMLNDVSRNVCTVEDPAEIELDGINQVGVREKAGLTFAVALRAFLRQDPDVIMVGEIRDAETADVALKSAQTGHLVLSTLHTNDAPAAVARLLDIGVAPYNLAAALRLVTAQRLVRRLCAACRAPSGAAPDALRAAGLDAASLDAGWRPYAATGCAACHGIGYRGRIGIHQVMPLSAAQRNLIVARASSAELARQAHVEGMTSLRDAALARVRDGTTSLDEALGATEAE, encoded by the coding sequence ATGTCCGCAACGCCATCTTCCCCTTCTTTTTCTTCCGCGTGGCCGACGACGCCGCTTCCGCCCGCGGCGGCCGCCCCGCCCCGTCACCGCGCCGCCGAACTCGCCGACGACGCGCCCGCGGTCGGTATCGTCGCCGACATGCTGCGCGCCGCGCACGAGCGCGACGCGTCCGACATTCACATCGAGCCAGGCGAATCGGGCTGGCGCGTGCGCCTGCGGATCGACGGCGTGCTGCACGAATTCGCCCGGCCGCCCGCCCATCTGCGCGACGCATGCGTGACGCGCATCAAGGTGCTCGCGCGGATGGACATCGCCGAGCGTCGCGTGCCGCAAGACGGCCGGCTGCGGCTCGCGCTTGCGCCAGGGCGCGCGGGCGACTACCGGGTCAGCTCGCTGCCGACGCTGCACGGCGAAAAGCTCGTGCTGCGGCGTCTCGAGACGCTTCCCGCCGATCTGTCGCTCGGCGCACTCGGCTTCGACGCCGCGCAGGCGCACCGCGTCGAGGCGGCGATCGGCGCGCCGCACGGCCTCGTCCTCGTCACGGGACCGACGGGCAGCGGCAAGACGCTGTCGCTGTACTGCTTCCTGCAAATGCTGAACGACGTATCGCGAAACGTCTGCACGGTCGAAGATCCGGCCGAAATCGAACTCGACGGGATCAATCAGGTTGGCGTGCGCGAGAAGGCGGGCCTGACCTTCGCGGTCGCGCTGCGCGCGTTCCTGCGCCAGGATCCTGACGTCATCATGGTCGGCGAGATACGCGACGCAGAAACTGCCGACGTTGCGCTGAAATCTGCGCAAACTGGCCACCTCGTGCTGTCGACACTGCATACGAACGACGCGCCCGCAGCGGTTGCTCGATTGCTCGACATCGGCGTCGCGCCGTACAACCTCGCGGCCGCCCTGCGACTCGTGACGGCCCAGCGGCTCGTGCGCCGCCTCTGCGCCGCGTGCCGCGCGCCGTCCGGCGCGGCGCCCGATGCGCTGCGCGCGGCGGGCCTCGACGCCGCTTCGCTCGACGCCGGCTGGCGCCCTTATGCGGCGACGGGCTGCGCCGCGTGCCACGGAATCGGCTATCGGGGACGTATCGGCATTCATCAGGTGATGCCGCTGTCTGCCGCGCAACGCAACCTGATCGTTGCACGCGCGAGCAGCGCCGAACTCGCGCGGCAGGCGCACGTCGAAGGCATGACGAGCTTGCGCGATGCGGCGCTCGCACGCGTGCGCGATGGCACGACGAGCCTGGACGAAGCGCTCGGCGCGACGGAGGCTGAATGA
- a CDS encoding prepilin peptidase: MTPNPFLPDPAAHAAAGPLAAFTTLPAGMQLAFAIVFGLVVGSFINVVVHRLPIMMKRAWLAEIAEATDEPPADDGLPPRYNLCVPRSACPHCGHVLRAWENIPVLSYVALRGRCRGCRAPIGVRYPLIELASGALAAGALALFGPSGAALAAFGLCAALLAMSAIDMQTGFLPDSLTLPLLWAGLCVNLCDTFVSLRTAVIGAIAGYLFLWCILWLFKLLRGIEGIGYGDLKLLAALGAWLGWEALPQIVLIAAVAGAAIGLVATWRGRMRFEEPLPFGPFLAAGGAATLFFGTPFYLLLGG, translated from the coding sequence ATGACGCCCAATCCGTTCCTTCCCGATCCGGCCGCGCACGCTGCCGCCGGGCCGCTCGCCGCGTTCACGACGCTCCCCGCGGGAATGCAGCTTGCGTTCGCGATCGTGTTCGGCCTAGTCGTCGGCAGCTTCATCAACGTCGTCGTCCATCGGCTACCGATCATGATGAAACGCGCGTGGCTCGCGGAAATCGCCGAAGCGACGGACGAGCCGCCCGCCGACGACGGCCTGCCGCCGCGCTACAACCTCTGCGTGCCGCGCAGCGCGTGCCCGCACTGCGGCCATGTGCTCCGCGCGTGGGAGAACATTCCGGTCCTCAGCTACGTCGCGTTGCGCGGTCGCTGCCGCGGCTGCCGTGCGCCGATCGGCGTCCGCTATCCGCTCATCGAACTCGCGAGCGGCGCGCTCGCCGCCGGCGCGCTCGCGCTCTTCGGGCCGAGCGGCGCTGCGCTCGCCGCGTTCGGCCTGTGCGCGGCGCTCCTCGCCATGAGCGCGATCGACATGCAGACCGGCTTCCTGCCCGATTCGCTGACGCTGCCGCTCTTGTGGGCGGGCCTGTGCGTCAATCTGTGTGATACGTTCGTGAGCCTGCGCACTGCGGTGATCGGCGCAATCGCAGGCTACCTGTTCCTCTGGTGCATTCTGTGGCTGTTCAAATTGCTGCGCGGCATCGAAGGGATCGGCTATGGGGACCTGAAGCTCCTCGCCGCGCTCGGCGCGTGGCTCGGCTGGGAAGCGTTGCCGCAAATCGTGCTGATCGCCGCCGTCGCGGGCGCGGCGATCGGTCTCGTCGCGACCTGGCGCGGCCGCATGCGCTTCGAGGAACCGCTGCCGTTCGGCCCGTTCCTCGCGGCAGGCGGCGCGGCGACCCTCTTTTTCGGCACGCCGTTCTACCTGCTGCTCGGAGGCTGA
- the zapD gene encoding cell division protein ZapD — translation MILYEYPFNERIRTLLRLEDLFERFTFFVAQEDAREHHVALTTLFEISEVAGRADLKSDLMKELERQRQTLAPFRGNPGIEQNALEAVLGEIEQTLANLAQMQGKTGQHLIDNEWLASIRSRAVIPGGTCKFDLPSYYAWQQWPAEQRRRDIAKWAMPLLPLRDAAMIVLRLARESGQASKVMAMQGSYQQMLSGRTYQLMQVRIPPELHVIPEASANKYMLWVRFTAQDGDVRPRAVDIDVPFQLTLCNL, via the coding sequence TTGATTCTTTACGAGTATCCGTTCAACGAGCGAATCCGCACGCTGTTGCGTCTCGAAGATTTGTTCGAACGCTTCACGTTCTTCGTGGCTCAAGAGGACGCGAGAGAGCATCATGTCGCGCTGACGACGCTGTTCGAAATCTCCGAAGTCGCGGGCCGCGCAGATCTGAAATCGGATCTGATGAAGGAACTCGAGCGCCAGCGGCAGACGCTCGCGCCGTTTCGCGGCAATCCCGGCATCGAGCAGAATGCGCTTGAAGCGGTGCTCGGCGAAATCGAGCAGACGCTCGCGAACCTCGCGCAGATGCAAGGCAAGACCGGCCAGCATCTGATCGACAACGAATGGCTCGCAAGCATCCGTAGCCGCGCGGTCATCCCCGGCGGCACCTGCAAATTCGATCTCCCATCGTACTACGCGTGGCAGCAGTGGCCCGCCGAGCAGCGCCGCCGGGACATCGCCAAATGGGCAATGCCGCTCTTGCCGCTGCGCGACGCCGCGATGATCGTGCTGCGCCTCGCGCGCGAATCCGGGCAAGCCTCGAAGGTGATGGCGATGCAGGGCAGCTATCAGCAGATGCTGTCCGGACGCACGTATCAGCTGATGCAGGTGCGCATCCCCCCCGAGTTGCACGTGATTCCCGAGGCGAGCGCAAACAAGTACATGCTGTGGGTGCGCTTCACCGCGCAGGACGGCGACGTCCGGCCGCGCGCGGTCGACATCGACGTACCGTTCCAGCTCACGCTCTGCAATCTGTAA
- the coaE gene encoding dephospho-CoA kinase (Dephospho-CoA kinase (CoaE) performs the final step in coenzyme A biosynthesis.), whose product MFSVGLTGGIGSGKTTVANLFGELGASIVDTDLIAHRITAPHGLAMPLIEREFGAEFIAADGSLDRAKMRALIFSDEFARKRLETITHPLIREETEREAIAARGAYVVFVVPLLVESGAWKARVNRVLAVDCDVETQIARVMRRNGFSREQVEAIVARQASRDARLAAADDVIVNDNASHDELAANVAALHQRYLAYAAAAKN is encoded by the coding sequence ATGTTTTCGGTGGGATTGACGGGGGGAATCGGCAGCGGCAAGACGACCGTCGCGAATCTGTTCGGCGAGCTCGGCGCATCGATCGTCGATACCGATCTGATCGCGCACCGCATCACCGCGCCGCACGGCCTCGCGATGCCGCTCATCGAGCGCGAGTTCGGCGCGGAGTTCATCGCAGCCGACGGTTCGCTCGATCGCGCGAAGATGCGCGCGCTGATCTTCAGCGACGAATTCGCGCGCAAGCGACTCGAAACGATCACCCATCCGCTGATCCGCGAAGAGACCGAGCGCGAGGCTATCGCGGCGCGAGGTGCGTACGTCGTCTTCGTCGTGCCGCTCCTCGTCGAATCGGGAGCGTGGAAGGCGCGTGTGAACCGCGTGCTCGCCGTCGATTGCGACGTCGAGACGCAAATCGCGCGCGTGATGCGCCGCAACGGCTTCAGCCGCGAGCAAGTGGAGGCGATCGTCGCACGACAGGCGTCGCGCGACGCACGGCTTGCCGCCGCCGACGACGTGATCGTCAACGACAATGCGTCGCACGACGAACTCGCAGCCAACGTTGCCGCACTGCACCAACGCTATCTCGCATACGCAGCCGCGGCGAAGAATTGA
- a CDS encoding HlyC/CorC family transporter: MMALNRHRLKHLAGQGALGAKTTQRLLARTDQLLSVILIGNNLFNTIIPVLTTSIALRTFGHDNFVLSIATGIVAFLIIVFAEITPKIVGATFPERIALPASVVIAPLMRVMMPIVWFVNTLSGSILAALRINTKGARDQRLSTEELRSLVLESGSFMPTKHRSILLNLFDLENITVDDVMIPRRQIEALNILAPLDDVLHQLETCYHNRLVVYEGDIDRVLGVLHVRKTLAALHNQDFDRGTLRELLTEPYYVPSGTPVFQQLQYFQESRQRTALVVNEYGELQGLVTPEDIIEELIGEFTTTMPRSENSKSGWDANGECIVAGSMPLRELNRWLHLNLPTKGPKTLNGLILEMLEEIPEGDVCLKISDVMIEVMRSDDQGVRTVKLFKPRTSRGGRALSV; this comes from the coding sequence ATGATGGCGCTCAACCGCCATCGGCTCAAACACCTCGCGGGCCAAGGCGCGCTCGGCGCGAAAACGACGCAGAGGCTCCTCGCGCGGACCGATCAGCTGCTGAGCGTGATCCTGATCGGCAACAACCTCTTCAACACGATCATCCCGGTGCTGACGACGTCGATCGCGCTGCGCACGTTCGGCCACGACAATTTCGTGCTGTCGATCGCGACCGGCATCGTCGCGTTTCTCATCATCGTGTTCGCCGAAATCACGCCGAAGATCGTCGGCGCGACGTTCCCCGAACGGATCGCGCTGCCGGCGAGCGTCGTGATCGCGCCGCTGATGCGCGTGATGATGCCCATCGTGTGGTTCGTCAATACGCTGTCGGGCTCGATCCTCGCGGCGCTGCGGATCAACACGAAGGGGGCGCGCGACCAGCGGCTGTCGACCGAGGAGTTGCGCTCGCTCGTGCTCGAATCGGGCAGCTTCATGCCGACCAAGCACCGCAGCATCCTGCTCAACCTGTTCGATCTCGAGAACATCACCGTCGACGACGTGATGATCCCGCGCCGCCAGATCGAGGCGCTCAACATCCTTGCGCCGCTCGACGACGTGCTGCATCAGCTCGAGACCTGCTATCACAACCGGCTCGTCGTCTACGAAGGCGACATCGACCGCGTGCTCGGCGTGCTGCACGTCCGCAAGACGCTCGCCGCGCTCCACAACCAGGATTTCGACCGCGGCACGCTGCGCGAGCTGCTCACGGAACCGTACTACGTGCCGTCCGGCACGCCCGTGTTCCAGCAATTGCAGTACTTCCAGGAAAGCCGGCAGCGCACGGCGCTCGTCGTCAACGAGTACGGCGAGTTGCAGGGGCTCGTCACGCCCGAGGACATCATCGAGGAGCTGATCGGCGAATTCACGACGACGATGCCGAGAAGCGAGAATTCGAAGAGCGGCTGGGACGCGAACGGCGAATGCATCGTCGCGGGCAGCATGCCGCTGCGCGAGCTGAACCGCTGGCTGCACCTGAACCTGCCGACCAAGGGACCCAAGACGCTCAACGGCCTGATCCTCGAAATGCTCGAGGAGATTCCCGAAGGTGACGTCTGCCTGAAGATCAGCGACGTGATGATCGAAGTGATGCGCAGCGACGATCAGGGCGTGCGCACGGTCAAGCTGTTCAAGCCGCGCACGTCGCGCGGGGGACGCGCGCTGAGCGTTTGA
- the istA gene encoding IS21 family transposase codes for MTIDAELEAHILRLYHVEKWRCGTIAQQLHVHRGTVKRVLAQAGLPRHGPAPRPSMIEPYLPFIRQTLEKYPTLTASRLYGMVRERGYQGRPTHFRHLISLHRPRPPAEAYLRLRTLPGEQMQCDWGHFGHLHIGRARRPLMAFVMVLSYSRELYLRFFLDARMENFLRGHIGAFTRWGGLGRVVLYDNLKSAVLERQGDAIRFHPTLLAFAAHYRFEPRPVAIARGNEKGRVERAIRHVRDAFFAARQFTDLDDLNAQAEHWCRTQAADRPCPEDRMISVRQAFAQEQPTLLALPENPYPVEETLAVKVGKTPYVRFDLNDYSIPHTHVRRTLTVRADLEQVRVLDGAEILARHARSYDRGAQIEEPVHIETLVGVKREARHHRGMDRLAKAAPASQDLLRRAAERNANLGTITAALLRLLERYGAAQLQAAIGDALQSGVPHPNAVRLALERRREALELPPPLAVCLPPHVRQKDTPVQPHRLDTYDQLAGGTDELA; via the coding sequence GTGACGATTGACGCTGAACTCGAAGCCCATATCCTGCGGCTCTACCACGTCGAGAAGTGGCGCTGCGGCACGATCGCGCAGCAATTGCACGTGCATCGCGGCACCGTCAAACGGGTGCTCGCACAAGCTGGTCTGCCGCGTCATGGACCGGCGCCGCGGCCTTCGATGATCGAGCCATACCTGCCATTCATTCGCCAAACGCTGGAGAAGTATCCCACGCTCACCGCCAGCCGCCTTTACGGCATGGTGCGCGAGCGCGGCTATCAGGGCCGGCCCACGCACTTCCGACATCTGATCTCTCTGCACCGGCCACGCCCGCCTGCCGAAGCGTACCTGCGGCTGCGCACGTTGCCCGGCGAACAGATGCAATGCGACTGGGGGCACTTCGGTCACTTGCATATCGGCCGTGCGCGCCGGCCCTTGATGGCCTTCGTGATGGTGCTCTCGTACTCGCGCGAACTGTATCTGCGCTTTTTCCTCGATGCGCGTATGGAGAACTTCCTGCGCGGCCATATCGGCGCCTTCACGCGCTGGGGCGGCCTCGGTAGGGTCGTCCTCTACGACAACCTGAAGAGCGCCGTCCTTGAACGCCAGGGCGACGCCATTCGTTTCCACCCGACGCTGCTCGCCTTCGCCGCACACTATCGGTTCGAACCCAGACCCGTAGCCATCGCGCGTGGTAACGAGAAGGGCCGCGTGGAGCGCGCCATTCGTCACGTCCGCGACGCGTTCTTCGCGGCCAGACAGTTCACCGATCTGGATGACCTGAATGCGCAAGCCGAACACTGGTGCCGCACGCAGGCGGCGGATCGCCCGTGCCCGGAGGATCGCATGATCAGTGTGCGCCAGGCGTTCGCCCAGGAGCAGCCTACGCTGCTTGCGCTACCGGAGAATCCCTATCCCGTCGAGGAAACGCTCGCCGTCAAAGTCGGCAAGACGCCCTATGTACGCTTCGATCTGAACGACTACTCGATCCCGCACACGCACGTGCGGCGCACGCTCACGGTACGGGCCGATCTCGAGCAGGTACGCGTGCTGGACGGTGCCGAGATCCTTGCGCGCCACGCTCGCAGTTACGACCGCGGCGCGCAAATCGAAGAGCCCGTTCACATCGAGACACTGGTCGGCGTCAAACGCGAGGCCCGTCATCATCGCGGCATGGATCGCTTGGCCAAGGCTGCCCCCGCCAGTCAGGATCTGCTGCGCCGCGCGGCTGAACGCAATGCGAATCTGGGCACCATCACGGCGGCGCTGCTGCGGCTGCTCGAACGCTACGGCGCTGCGCAATTGCAGGCCGCGATCGGCGATGCGCTACAAAGCGGCGTGCCGCACCCGAACGCCGTGCGCCTGGCGCTGGAGCGCCGCCGCGAAGCGCTTGAACTGCCACCACCGCTTGCCGTGTGTCTGCCGCCACACGTACGCCAGAAGGACACGCCGGTCCAACCCCACCGGCTCGATACCTACGATCAACTTGCCGGAGGCACGGATGAGCTCGCTTGA